A window from Kovacikia minuta CCNUW1 encodes these proteins:
- the devC gene encoding ABC transporter permease DevC, giving the protein MKRRIPLAWLQVSRERSRLVVAMAGIAFADMLMFMQLGFRTALYDSNTQMHRSLRADLVMVSPLARNIVSMSHFPRRRLYQARGFAGVQSVDALYTESRPWKNPQTRHEDGILFLGFNPEKSVFNLPEVDRAVDQLKQPDTVIFDRGSRGEYATAIAALDKGNPVQTEYETRRLTITGLFKVGASFAADGNVITSDQTFLRIFPDRKQAEISAGLITLQPGIDPKQMAQALQANLPNDVKVMTLHEFAELEKAYWANNTPIGFIFSLGTVIGFVVGTVIVYQILSSDVTDHLAEYATLKAMGFRDGYLLLVVFQEALILAILGFIPGYAISVGLYGLTRGATNLPLFMTLSRALMVLVLTVVMCLVSGAIATRKLRSADPAEVF; this is encoded by the coding sequence ATGAAACGCAGAATTCCCCTCGCATGGTTGCAGGTTAGTCGAGAACGCAGTCGTCTGGTTGTCGCAATGGCAGGAATTGCCTTTGCAGACATGTTGATGTTTATGCAATTGGGCTTTCGGACAGCGCTTTATGACAGTAATACGCAGATGCACCGGAGCTTACGGGCCGACCTGGTGATGGTCAGCCCGCTGGCACGCAACATTGTCAGCATGTCCCACTTTCCGCGTCGTCGGTTGTATCAGGCAAGGGGGTTTGCGGGCGTGCAGTCAGTGGATGCGCTCTACACGGAATCGCGCCCCTGGAAAAATCCCCAGACCCGCCATGAAGATGGCATTTTGTTTCTTGGGTTTAATCCCGAAAAGTCAGTATTCAACCTGCCAGAGGTCGATCGCGCTGTAGACCAACTCAAACAACCGGATACGGTGATTTTTGATCGGGGTTCGCGGGGGGAATATGCCACGGCGATCGCCGCATTGGATAAAGGCAACCCCGTTCAGACGGAGTACGAAACCCGCAGGCTCACGATCACCGGGTTGTTTAAGGTGGGCGCATCTTTTGCAGCGGATGGCAATGTCATCACCAGTGACCAGACCTTTCTGCGTATCTTCCCCGATCGCAAACAAGCGGAAATTAGTGCTGGACTGATTACCCTACAACCCGGAATCGATCCTAAACAGATGGCACAGGCTTTGCAGGCAAATTTACCCAACGATGTCAAAGTCATGACGTTACATGAATTTGCAGAGTTGGAAAAAGCTTACTGGGCAAACAATACGCCGATCGGATTTATTTTCAGTTTGGGAACCGTAATTGGTTTTGTGGTTGGCACCGTGATTGTCTATCAAATCCTATCCAGTGATGTGACAGACCACCTGGCAGAATATGCCACGTTGAAAGCAATGGGTTTCCGGGATGGCTACCTGCTGCTGGTCGTGTTTCAAGAAGCGCTGATCCTGGCAATTTTAGGCTTCATTCCCGGTTATGCCATTTCGGTTGGTCTTTATGGGCTAACGAGAGGCGCAACAAATTTACCCTTATTTATGACCCTCAGCCGGGCATTGATGGTGTTGGTGTTGACGGTTGTCATGTGTTTAGTGTCTGGGGCGATCGCGACCCGGAAGTTGCGATCGGCTGACCCGGCAGAAGTTTTCTAA
- a CDS encoding PTPA-CTERM sorting domain-containing protein, with translation MSKLPILLILLLLLLLGIGGGRGRSSNQVANNAQTSQEDQQPPANNISGPITSPTPTPPNSNPPAVPTPALLPGLVILLGGILRKQRIQLAPSIHEGTGEQSPGHSSR, from the coding sequence ATGTCAAAACTACCGATCCTGTTGATTCTCCTATTGTTGTTGCTACTAGGGATTGGCGGAGGAAGAGGAAGAAGTTCTAATCAAGTCGCCAATAATGCCCAAACTTCCCAGGAAGACCAACAACCGCCCGCGAATAACATCTCCGGTCCTATTACCTCGCCAACGCCCACTCCCCCTAATTCAAATCCGCCAGCAGTTCCAACCCCTGCTTTATTACCTGGATTAGTCATTCTTTTAGGAGGAATTTTACGAAAGCAACGGATTCAACTTGCTCCATCCATTCATGAGGGCACAGGAGAACAATCCCCTGGTCATTCTTCCCGCTGA
- a CDS encoding ABC exporter membrane fusion protein, whose product MQTVTQKPKQFERRFPKMPNRRTLIIAALGCGVATLGAATFYTLSRTGTGQPGQTSIALNTPAARSVTALGRLEPQGEVISLAASSQGSRVEQLLVKQGDRVQAGQVIAVMDSRDRLQAALERAQNQVQVAQAQLEKVKAGAKTGDIDAQAATVNRMEAELNNAQVEYQRYQALYREGAISASQLDSKRLVLDTTRAQLQQSNKTLQSVAEVRPVDVRAAEADVNSAMTAAKQAQADLDLAYIRAPRDGQILKIHTYPGEIVGNDGIVELGKTAQMYVVAEVYESDIQQVRLGQKTVITSSAFKGEAHGFVDEIGLQIKKKGILDTNPTADADARVVEVKIRLDKSGSRKVAGLTNLQVTTQILRDQG is encoded by the coding sequence ATGCAAACAGTAACGCAGAAGCCCAAGCAGTTTGAACGTCGTTTCCCTAAGATGCCAAACCGGCGAACCTTAATCATCGCTGCGTTGGGTTGTGGGGTTGCTACCTTAGGAGCCGCTACTTTCTATACCCTCTCCCGGACTGGTACTGGGCAACCTGGTCAGACATCGATCGCCCTTAACACGCCTGCTGCTCGCTCTGTTACAGCACTGGGACGGCTGGAACCGCAGGGAGAAGTGATCAGCCTGGCTGCATCGAGTCAGGGCAGCCGAGTGGAGCAATTATTGGTGAAACAGGGCGATCGAGTCCAGGCGGGACAGGTGATTGCGGTGATGGATTCCCGCGATCGTCTGCAAGCCGCCCTGGAGAGAGCACAGAATCAAGTTCAGGTCGCCCAGGCCCAATTAGAAAAGGTAAAAGCAGGGGCAAAAACCGGAGACATTGATGCCCAGGCAGCAACCGTCAACCGGATGGAAGCGGAGTTAAATAACGCCCAGGTGGAATATCAACGCTATCAAGCCCTCTACCGGGAAGGGGCAATTTCCGCCTCTCAGCTTGACAGTAAACGGCTAGTTTTAGATACAACACGGGCGCAGTTGCAACAGTCAAATAAGACATTACAGAGTGTGGCAGAGGTGCGTCCGGTGGATGTGCGGGCGGCTGAAGCCGACGTGAATAGCGCCATGACCGCTGCCAAACAAGCCCAGGCAGACCTGGATCTGGCCTATATTCGCGCTCCCAGGGATGGACAAATTTTGAAAATTCACACCTATCCCGGTGAAATTGTCGGCAATGATGGCATTGTAGAACTCGGCAAAACCGCTCAGATGTATGTGGTCGCCGAAGTTTACGAAAGTGACATTCAGCAGGTTCGTTTGGGGCAGAAAACCGTTATCACCAGCAGCGCTTTCAAGGGTGAAGCCCACGGATTTGTTGATGAAATTGGCTTGCAAATCAAGAAAAAAGGAATTCTTGACACCAACCCGACCGCTGATGCGGATGCCCGCGTTGTGGAAGTCAAAATTCGTTTAGACAAATCGGGAAGCCGTAAAGTGGCAGGTTTAACCAATTTGCAAGTCACCACACAAATTTTGCGAGACCAGGGATGA
- a CDS encoding DevA family ABC transporter ATP-binding protein codes for MNLISSSPLPTPHSPLPSHLAISIQDLNHFYGVGNLRKQVLFNINLEIQTGEIVIMTGPSGSGKTTLLSLIGCLRSAQEGSLKILGEEVCGAGKRRLMQIRRNAGYIFQAHNLLEFLTAKQNVMMSLELHDHISYDEAEAKAEIMLASVGLSDRMEYYPEHLSGGQKQRVAIARALVSHPKLVLADEPTAALDKKSGRDVVELMQQLAKEQGCTILLVTHDNRILDIADRIIQMEDGSLTANAQQS; via the coding sequence ATGAATCTAATTTCTTCATCCCCACTCCCCACTCCTCACTCCCCACTCCCTTCTCATCTCGCTATCTCCATCCAGGACCTGAACCACTTTTATGGGGTCGGAAACCTTCGTAAACAGGTTCTATTCAACATTAATTTGGAGATTCAGACTGGTGAAATTGTGATTATGACCGGACCTTCTGGATCGGGAAAGACGACATTGTTGAGTCTCATTGGTTGTTTGCGATCGGCACAGGAAGGCAGCCTCAAAATTTTGGGAGAGGAGGTTTGTGGTGCCGGTAAGCGACGGTTGATGCAGATTAGACGCAATGCGGGTTACATTTTTCAGGCTCATAATTTATTGGAGTTTCTAACCGCGAAGCAGAATGTGATGATGTCATTGGAATTGCATGATCACATCTCCTACGATGAGGCGGAAGCAAAAGCAGAAATCATGTTGGCGTCCGTTGGTCTTAGCGATCGGATGGAATATTACCCGGAGCATCTATCGGGTGGACAAAAACAGCGCGTAGCGATCGCCCGTGCCCTGGTCAGCCATCCCAAACTGGTATTGGCAGACGAACCAACGGCTGCCCTGGACAAAAAATCGGGGCGTGATGTGGTGGAACTCATGCAGCAACTTGCCAAAGAACAGGGCTGCACCATTTTACTGGTGACCCATGACAACCGGATTTTGGATATTGCCGATCGGATTATTCAGATGGAAGACGGCAGTTTGACAGCCAATGCTCAACAAAGCTAA
- a CDS encoding superoxide dismutase: MKSFLHRPLRFLLVGLTLVVLLFACQTAPKADSPSTPAAAESSPQATPISASGSGLSSSPAQLPKLPYAYNALEPFIDARTMKLHHDKHHATYVKNLNTALKEFPDLQQKSIEAILTSLDSVPEQIRTKVRNNAGGHLNHTMFWQIMGPKKGGKPTGAIATAINQTFGSFDAFKQQFNQAGVDRFGSGWVWLVRNPQGQLQITTTSNQDNPITEGLSPIMGNDLWEHAYYLKYQNRRPEYLSNWWNVVNWAEVNRRYERSQTGG, encoded by the coding sequence ATGAAATCGTTTTTACACCGCCCCCTGCGCTTTTTGCTGGTAGGACTTACGCTGGTTGTTCTGCTATTTGCCTGTCAGACCGCACCCAAAGCAGATTCACCCTCCACTCCCGCCGCTGCTGAATCTTCTCCCCAAGCCACTCCAATTTCTGCCTCTGGAAGTGGGCTAAGTTCTTCCCCTGCCCAACTCCCCAAACTGCCCTATGCCTACAATGCTCTGGAGCCATTTATTGATGCCCGGACGATGAAGCTTCACCATGATAAGCATCATGCAACCTACGTCAAGAATTTGAACACTGCCCTCAAGGAGTTTCCTGACCTGCAACAGAAAAGCATCGAAGCAATCCTGACCAGTTTGGATAGCGTTCCTGAACAAATCCGGACGAAGGTGCGCAACAATGCCGGGGGACACCTGAACCATACAATGTTCTGGCAAATTATGGGACCCAAAAAAGGTGGAAAACCCACTGGGGCGATCGCAACCGCGATTAATCAAACGTTTGGCAGCTTTGATGCATTTAAGCAACAGTTCAATCAGGCAGGGGTCGATCGCTTTGGCAGTGGTTGGGTCTGGCTCGTTCGTAATCCCCAGGGGCAACTCCAAATTACAACCACCTCCAACCAGGACAACCCGATCACGGAAGGGCTGTCCCCAATTATGGGAAATGACCTGTGGGAACATGCCTACTATCTTAAATATCAAAATCGCCGCCCAGAATACCTCAGCAACTGGTGGAATGTGGTTAATTGGGCAGAGGTAAATCGGCGCTATGAGCGATCGCAGACAGGTGGGTAG
- a CDS encoding DNA recombination-mediator protein A, translated as MSQSIDLPRVDDFLQELATIQQTGSKRIALLGSRHVPITHQNLIEMMSYALVLEGNRLLTSGATGTNFAAIRGALRADPTLLTVILPQSLERQPRESRDQLEQVMHLVENPSNDTLSLAEASALCNQEIISRCQQLICFAFHDSQTLLNTCREAEEQRKLVTLFYFD; from the coding sequence TTGAGTCAATCCATAGATCTGCCCAGAGTAGACGATTTTTTGCAAGAGCTAGCGACGATCCAGCAGACAGGCTCGAAGCGGATTGCGCTGCTAGGCTCACGCCACGTACCAATTACTCACCAAAATTTGATTGAGATGATGAGTTATGCCCTGGTATTAGAGGGCAATCGTCTGCTTACTTCAGGGGCAACCGGAACCAATTTTGCAGCAATTCGTGGCGCACTCAGAGCAGATCCCACCCTCCTGACGGTTATCCTGCCCCAAAGTTTGGAGCGGCAACCACGGGAATCCCGTGACCAACTGGAACAGGTGATGCATCTGGTAGAAAATCCCAGTAACGATACCCTGTCTCTGGCAGAAGCCAGTGCCCTCTGTAACCAGGAAATTATTTCCCGCTGTCAGCAGTTGATCTGTTTTGCCTTCCACGACAGCCAAACGCTTCTCAATACCTGCCGGGAAGCGGAGGAACAGCGTAAGCTGGTCACTCTATTCTATTTTGATTAA
- a CDS encoding energy transducer TonB, with product MNSSGICTQQRDKEAKAFRSFLRVCLICSAGLHGVVLGWLVSHPGGVPLSQTQPIEIAVMPVPESPSKPTQAEPGIGKPSLTEPGEIEYLPFGDSGVTVSSLGQTADPSSTAEAASSTGTLTEQKGTEGQAAFLPAPQIEADKIDHSNASDAASATPQTTASSELPTSEPPGEKPQSPLPSFSSVPALTAAIGSGSSVESEQQTQDQARSSLESAFTAVPALNAASNFNQPTASLNPDPAAGSSPEKQPDSNPNDWAANLRKGIATLFSGSTSGNLGSANGNSGTARKGGQAGAPSGNVGSPGVAVRSGVGTRPGGAAALSGGGAAGLGGALSVNLSQGLARFFNGTSSANQQGCVVCLNPVYPAQAALLGRTGKVRLNVNGDAQGNVTQLQTTNSSYGELERAAIEAVKNWQLKPVTGGYHNYTVEIDFTKDGTAISVKKPTSAAAQPDQGSSSAAQLSPPIQRQRYPNEPTRVHDLAPAAGSQSTVGSSTTGARSGLSDRPSAPAAEPVQSTSAPQPEPESAPPSPEDNSTPSVSNLESTISPASDSKASATP from the coding sequence ATGAACAGTTCAGGTATTTGCACCCAGCAACGGGATAAAGAGGCAAAAGCTTTCAGATCATTTTTGCGGGTCTGTCTGATTTGTTCTGCTGGATTGCACGGGGTGGTGTTGGGCTGGTTGGTCAGTCATCCGGGAGGAGTACCCCTATCCCAAACTCAGCCAATTGAGATTGCTGTAATGCCCGTGCCAGAGTCCCCCTCAAAACCCACTCAGGCTGAGCCAGGTATCGGAAAACCATCTTTAACAGAACCAGGAGAGATTGAATATTTGCCCTTTGGTGACTCAGGTGTGACCGTATCCAGTCTTGGGCAAACAGCAGATCCCAGTTCTACGGCTGAAGCCGCTTCATCCACGGGCACCTTAACTGAGCAGAAAGGGACGGAAGGGCAGGCAGCCTTCCTTCCTGCTCCCCAGATAGAAGCTGACAAAATCGATCACTCAAACGCTTCAGATGCAGCAAGTGCCACTCCCCAAACGACAGCAAGTTCTGAGCTACCCACTTCCGAACCGCCCGGCGAAAAGCCACAATCGCCCCTTCCCTCTTTCTCGTCTGTCCCTGCGTTGACCGCAGCGATCGGTTCAGGCTCAAGTGTTGAAAGCGAACAGCAGACTCAGGATCAGGCGCGATCGTCTTTAGAATCTGCTTTTACCGCTGTTCCCGCATTGAATGCAGCTTCAAACTTTAATCAGCCGACTGCTTCGCTCAATCCTGATCCAGCAGCAGGTTCCTCTCCAGAAAAACAACCTGACTCCAATCCGAATGATTGGGCAGCAAACCTGCGCAAGGGGATCGCTACCCTATTTTCGGGTTCGACCAGCGGAAATCTGGGTTCGGCAAACGGGAATTCTGGCACTGCAAGAAAGGGTGGGCAGGCTGGCGCACCTTCTGGCAATGTCGGTTCCCCTGGGGTGGCGGTGCGGTCTGGTGTTGGAACCAGACCAGGGGGAGCGGCAGCCCTTTCTGGAGGAGGGGCAGCAGGTTTGGGAGGTGCCCTATCCGTGAACTTGAGTCAGGGGTTAGCCCGATTTTTTAACGGCACTTCCAGCGCAAATCAGCAGGGGTGTGTGGTCTGTCTCAATCCGGTTTACCCCGCTCAGGCAGCACTTTTGGGACGTACTGGAAAAGTTCGGCTGAATGTGAACGGAGATGCCCAGGGCAATGTGACTCAACTTCAGACAACAAACTCCAGTTACGGCGAGTTGGAACGGGCGGCGATCGAGGCGGTCAAAAATTGGCAGCTTAAACCTGTTACAGGAGGATATCATAACTACACGGTAGAGATTGATTTCACCAAAGATGGAACAGCCATATCCGTCAAGAAACCAACCTCTGCTGCCGCCCAACCCGATCAGGGATCGTCATCAGCCGCTCAACTTTCGCCGCCTATCCAGCGCCAGCGCTACCCCAACGAACCCACAAGGGTTCATGACCTTGCACCCGCAGCGGGATCACAGTCCACGGTTGGTTCAAGCACAACTGGAGCGCGGAGCGGTTTGAGCGATCGCCCCTCGGCTCCAGCGGCGGAACCTGTTCAATCAACCTCTGCCCCCCAACCTGAACCGGAATCTGCCCCCCCTTCCCCAGAGGACAACTCAACCCCTAGCGTTTCTAACCTGGAATCTACAATTTCTCCAGCTTCAGACAGTAAGGCATCCGCTACGCCATAA
- a CDS encoding SAM-dependent methyltransferase, with protein MRFKPVPLLVAGVGVCSWGMTTVLPIESGGVLQTVAPIVRYTQQFAQVPYEPTPYPVAEAMLELAKVTQDDVVYDLGSGDGRIIITAAQKFGARGVGIDINSQLVEESRENARKAGVSDRVQFLKQDLFKADVRQATVVTLYLLPKINLKLRPILLRQLKPGTRIVSHEHSMGDWKPDQIVKIDAPDRLHTLYYWVVPKEIPEYLK; from the coding sequence ATGCGATTTAAACCAGTGCCCCTGCTTGTCGCTGGTGTTGGGGTCTGTAGTTGGGGGATGACAACCGTTCTGCCGATCGAATCTGGCGGTGTACTTCAAACTGTTGCGCCGATCGTTCGCTATACGCAGCAATTCGCCCAGGTTCCCTACGAGCCAACTCCCTATCCCGTGGCTGAGGCAATGCTTGAACTCGCAAAGGTCACTCAAGATGATGTGGTGTACGACCTGGGGAGTGGTGATGGCAGAATTATCATCACCGCTGCTCAGAAGTTCGGCGCACGGGGAGTGGGAATTGACATCAATTCCCAGTTAGTTGAGGAAAGTCGAGAAAATGCCAGAAAAGCAGGGGTCAGCGATCGGGTTCAATTCCTAAAACAGGACTTGTTCAAAGCCGATGTCCGTCAGGCAACCGTTGTCACGTTATATTTGTTACCCAAAATCAACCTCAAACTGCGCCCCATTCTACTTCGACAACTGAAACCCGGCACCCGAATTGTTTCCCATGAGCACAGTATGGGCGATTGGAAACCCGATCAAATCGTTAAGATCGATGCTCCCGATCGTCTCCACACGTTGTACTACTGGGTTGTTCCTAAAGAAATTCCAGAGTATTTGAAATAG
- a CDS encoding PadR family transcriptional regulator — protein sequence MSLAHAMLALLVDCPQSGYDLTKTFEESIGCFWKATHQQIYRELGKLETQGWVHPEIIPQEGRPDKKLYTITEAGKQHLAEWISQPCDTMSIKEELLVKVFVGTLAPLSVIQQQLEQHRQLHLEKLTDYQQIEAEEFKDLENLSIEQNLHYLVLRRGIRYETDWVEWCDEAIALLKRFKNNPVC from the coding sequence ATGTCCCTTGCCCATGCCATGCTTGCGCTCCTGGTTGACTGCCCTCAAAGCGGGTACGATCTGACAAAAACCTTTGAGGAGTCGATCGGCTGTTTCTGGAAGGCAACCCACCAGCAGATTTACCGCGAACTTGGAAAACTGGAGACTCAAGGCTGGGTCCATCCAGAAATCATTCCCCAGGAGGGACGCCCAGACAAAAAGCTGTATACGATCACGGAGGCTGGCAAGCAGCACCTCGCTGAGTGGATTTCCCAGCCTTGCGATACGATGTCGATCAAGGAAGAGTTGCTGGTCAAAGTGTTTGTCGGTACTTTGGCTCCTCTATCCGTAATCCAGCAACAGCTAGAGCAGCATCGTCAGCTTCACCTGGAAAAGCTAACCGACTATCAGCAGATAGAGGCAGAAGAGTTCAAGGATTTAGAAAATCTTTCGATTGAGCAAAATCTGCACTATCTGGTGCTGAGAAGGGGAATCCGCTATGAAACGGATTGGGTTGAATGGTGTGATGAAGCGATCGCGTTGTTAAAACGCTTCAAGAACAATCCTGTCTGTTAA